Proteins from a genomic interval of Lysobacter arenosi:
- the rph gene encoding ribonuclease PH, which produces MATTGTPQAPSAGQTAPTVVRPSGRAPAQMREVRIQRGYTRHAEGSVLVSFGETRVLCTASVDNKVPAFLRGKGEGWVTAEYGMLPRATHTRSDREAARGKQGGRTLEIQRLIGRSLRACVDRKLLGERTITLDCDVLQADGGTRTAAITGAYVALVDAVRWLQSRREISRDPVFGAVAAVSVGIYRGVPVLDLDYAEDSDCDTDMNVVMNDGGGFIELQGTAEGHAFRREELDALTALAEAGIAELVAKQREALAG; this is translated from the coding sequence ATGGCCACGACCGGCACGCCGCAAGCCCCTTCCGCCGGCCAGACCGCGCCGACCGTGGTCCGCCCCAGCGGGCGGGCGCCCGCGCAAATGCGCGAAGTCCGCATCCAGCGCGGCTACACCCGCCATGCCGAAGGTTCGGTCCTGGTCAGCTTCGGCGAGACCCGGGTGCTGTGCACGGCCAGCGTCGACAACAAGGTGCCGGCCTTCCTGCGCGGCAAGGGCGAAGGCTGGGTCACCGCCGAGTACGGCATGCTGCCCCGCGCCACCCATACCCGCAGCGACCGCGAGGCCGCGCGTGGCAAGCAGGGCGGCCGCACCCTCGAGATCCAGCGCCTGATCGGCCGCTCGCTTCGCGCCTGCGTCGACCGCAAGCTGCTCGGCGAACGCACCATCACCCTCGACTGCGACGTGCTGCAGGCCGACGGTGGCACCCGCACCGCCGCGATCACCGGCGCCTACGTCGCCCTGGTCGATGCCGTGCGCTGGTTGCAGTCGCGCCGCGAGATCAGCCGCGATCCGGTGTTCGGCGCGGTCGCGGCGGTGTCGGTCGGCATCTATCGCGGTGTTCCGGTACTCGACCTGGACTACGCCGAAGACAGCGACTGCGACACCGACATGAACGTGGTCATGAACGATGGCGGCGGCTTCATCGAGCTGCAGGGCACCGCCGAAGGCCACGCCTTCCGTCGCGAGGAACTCGATGCGCTGACGGCACTGGCCGAGGCCGGCATCGCGGAACTGGTGGCGAAGCAGCGCGAGGCGCTGGCGGGCTGA
- the rpoZ gene encoding DNA-directed RNA polymerase subunit omega, translating to MARITVEDCLEVVDNRFELVMMAAKRARQLANGVDPQLDNSEANDKPTVLALREIAARRIDTDYIDAVEKAERERKEREALEWAAAEVVADDDLSKGDD from the coding sequence ATGGCCCGCATCACCGTTGAAGATTGCCTGGAAGTGGTCGATAACCGCTTCGAACTCGTCATGATGGCCGCCAAGCGCGCCCGCCAGCTGGCCAATGGCGTTGATCCGCAGCTGGACAACAGCGAAGCCAACGACAAGCCGACCGTGCTGGCCCTGCGCGAAATCGCCGCGCGCCGCATCGACACCGATTACATCGATGCCGTCGAGAAGGCCGAGCGCGAGCGCAAGGAGCGCGAGGCGCTGGAATGGGCCGCCGCTGAAGTGGTTGCCGACGACGACCTGTCCAAGGGCGACGACTGA
- a CDS encoding RidA family protein: protein MSRQIIHTDKAPAAIGPYSQAVRAGDTVYLSGQIPLDPGTGLLVEGDISTQARRAFENLKAVCEAAGGSLSDVVRLGLYLTDLGNFAAVNAVMSEFFKAPYPARSTIEVSGLPRGAGFEVDAVMFLD, encoded by the coding sequence ATGTCCCGCCAGATCATCCACACCGACAAGGCCCCGGCCGCCATTGGCCCGTACTCGCAGGCCGTGCGCGCCGGCGATACCGTCTACCTGTCCGGGCAGATCCCGCTTGATCCGGGCACCGGCCTGCTGGTCGAAGGCGACATCAGCACCCAGGCACGTCGCGCGTTCGAGAACCTCAAGGCCGTGTGCGAAGCCGCCGGCGGTTCGCTGTCCGATGTCGTTCGTCTTGGCCTGTACCTGACCGACCTTGGCAACTTCGCCGCGGTCAACGCGGTGATGAGCGAGTTCTTCAAGGCGCCGTATCCGGCGCGTTCGACGATCGAAGTGTCGGGCCTGCCGCGCGGCGCCGGCTTCGAAGTCGATGCGGTGATGTTTCTGGATTGA
- a CDS encoding RelA/SpoT family protein — translation MSPAESAISTHPAIVLDDADVPDYVRELENAAEYLPEPQRHSLRRAWAIGAAAHAGQTRKSGEPYITHPVAVAKVLADQGLDVETLIAAILHDTIEDTPLTRDGLASEFGETVAELVDGVTKLDKLQFRDRQEATAESFRKMLLAMSRDLRVILIKLADRLHNMRTLGAQSMEARHRIARETLEIYAPIAQRLGMNLIKAELQDLGFRALHPWRHAVIEKRLRTQPVVRRESLVQIEAQLAQRLAKERVPHRLVSRVKSPWSIYTKMRSEHKTFAQVMDVFGFRVVVRTVPDCYHALGVVHAAYKPLDSRFRDFIAIPKANGYQSLHTVLFGPYGSPIEVQIRTEEMDLIAERGIAAHWSYKHGGDGPSSAQSRAHSWIANLVESQRSTGSSLEFLENVKVDLFPDEVYLFTPKGDIMSLPRNSTALDFAYAVHTDVGNRAVAARVDGKLVPLRTRLASGQRVEIITAKSSSPKPQWLEFVVSGKARTSIRQQLKQLEHEDAVQLGHRMLDRALEALGISLDRVPAVRMEAYLGEFRYPRLEALLADIALGNRMPQQVAQALARETPGKALRSKDLPLQPLSQDKILITGAERGVISFANCCLPIPGDEIMGYHTAGKGIVVHRLDCPNVADYRKSPDRWVPIGWDRQVSGDFAAALRIEVDNRPGSLAQVAAAIAEAESNIDRVEYLDRDANVAVMRFAIEVSGRRHLADVMRRVRRLGVVLGVQRM, via the coding sequence ATGAGCCCCGCAGAGTCCGCGATCAGCACGCATCCCGCCATCGTCCTCGATGACGCGGATGTGCCGGACTATGTGCGCGAACTGGAAAACGCAGCCGAGTACCTGCCCGAGCCGCAGCGCCACAGCCTGCGCCGGGCCTGGGCGATCGGCGCCGCCGCGCACGCCGGGCAGACCCGCAAATCCGGCGAGCCGTACATCACCCATCCGGTGGCGGTGGCCAAGGTCCTGGCCGACCAGGGTCTGGACGTCGAAACCCTGATCGCGGCGATCCTGCACGACACCATCGAAGACACACCGCTGACCCGCGACGGCCTGGCCAGCGAGTTCGGCGAAACCGTGGCCGAACTGGTCGACGGCGTCACCAAGCTCGACAAGCTGCAGTTCCGCGACCGCCAGGAGGCGACCGCGGAAAGCTTCCGCAAGATGCTGCTGGCGATGTCGCGCGACCTGCGCGTGATCCTGATCAAGCTCGCCGACCGCCTGCACAACATGCGCACGCTTGGCGCGCAGAGCATGGAGGCGCGTCACCGCATCGCCCGCGAGACGCTGGAGATCTACGCGCCGATCGCCCAGCGCCTGGGCATGAACCTGATCAAGGCCGAGCTGCAGGACCTGGGCTTCCGTGCGCTGCATCCGTGGCGGCACGCGGTCATCGAAAAACGCCTGCGTACGCAGCCGGTCGTGCGCCGCGAATCGCTGGTGCAGATCGAGGCGCAGCTGGCGCAGCGACTGGCCAAGGAGCGCGTCCCGCACCGACTGGTCAGTCGCGTCAAATCGCCGTGGAGCATCTACACCAAGATGCGCTCGGAGCACAAAACCTTCGCCCAGGTGATGGACGTGTTCGGCTTCCGCGTCGTCGTGCGCACGGTGCCGGACTGCTATCACGCGCTGGGCGTGGTTCATGCGGCGTACAAGCCACTGGACTCGCGCTTCCGCGACTTCATCGCGATTCCGAAGGCCAACGGCTATCAGTCGCTGCACACGGTACTGTTCGGCCCGTATGGCTCACCGATCGAAGTGCAGATCCGCACCGAGGAGATGGACCTGATCGCCGAGCGAGGCATCGCCGCGCACTGGTCCTACAAGCACGGCGGCGACGGCCCCAGCAGCGCGCAGAGCCGCGCCCACAGCTGGATCGCCAACCTGGTCGAGTCGCAGCGCTCGACCGGTTCGTCGCTGGAGTTCCTCGAGAACGTCAAGGTCGACCTGTTCCCGGACGAGGTTTACCTGTTCACGCCCAAGGGCGACATCATGTCGCTGCCGCGCAACTCGACCGCGCTCGACTTCGCCTACGCGGTGCACACCGATGTCGGCAACCGCGCCGTGGCCGCGCGCGTGGACGGCAAGCTGGTGCCGCTGCGCACGCGCCTGGCCAGCGGCCAGCGCGTGGAGATCATCACCGCCAAGTCGTCCTCGCCGAAGCCGCAGTGGCTCGAGTTCGTCGTCTCGGGCAAGGCGCGCACTTCGATCCGCCAGCAGCTCAAACAGCTGGAGCACGAGGACGCGGTACAGCTGGGCCATCGCATGCTCGACCGCGCGCTGGAGGCACTGGGCATCTCGCTCGACCGCGTTCCGGCCGTGCGCATGGAAGCCTACCTGGGCGAGTTCCGCTACCCGCGCCTGGAAGCGCTGCTGGCCGACATCGCCCTGGGCAACCGCATGCCGCAGCAGGTTGCGCAGGCGCTGGCGCGCGAGACGCCGGGCAAGGCGCTGCGATCGAAGGACCTGCCGTTGCAGCCGCTGTCGCAGGACAAGATCCTGATCACCGGCGCCGAGCGTGGCGTGATCAGCTTCGCCAACTGCTGCCTGCCGATTCCCGGCGACGAGATCATGGGGTACCACACCGCCGGCAAGGGCATCGTGGTGCACCGGCTCGACTGCCCGAACGTGGCCGACTACCGCAAGTCGCCCGATCGCTGGGTGCCGATCGGCTGGGACCGCCAGGTCAGCGGCGATTTTGCCGCGGCGCTGCGCATCGAGGTCGACAACCGGCCCGGCTCGCTGGCGCAGGTCGCGGCGGCCATCGCCGAAGCCGAATCGAACATCGACCGCGTCGAATACCTCGACCGCGATGCGAACGTGGCGGTGATGCGCTTTGCCATCGAAGTCAGCGGTCGTCGCCACCTGGCCGACGTCATGCGACGCGTGCGGCGGCTGGGCGTGGTGCTGGGCGTGCAGCGGATGTAG
- the gmk gene encoding guanylate kinase: MRGTLFIVAAPSGAGKSSIVNAVLARDPNICLSISFTSRQPRPGERHAEHYHFVSKEAFEGMVAAGDFFESALVHGDWKGSARQSVEPQLAAGKDVLLEIDWQGARQVRSKVPDAVSVFILPPSRKALDERMRSRGQDSEEVIAQRLAAAREEMSHYGEFDFVIVNEHFDTAVDEMCAIFIASRVRRDQQVARHSRLITALLADE; the protein is encoded by the coding sequence ATGCGCGGAACCCTCTTCATCGTCGCGGCACCGTCGGGTGCCGGAAAGTCCAGCATCGTCAATGCGGTGCTGGCGCGCGACCCGAACATCTGCCTGTCGATCTCGTTCACCTCGCGCCAGCCGCGACCGGGCGAGCGCCATGCCGAGCACTACCACTTCGTCAGCAAGGAAGCGTTCGAAGGCATGGTCGCGGCCGGCGACTTCTTCGAGTCGGCGCTGGTGCATGGCGACTGGAAGGGCTCGGCCCGGCAGTCGGTCGAACCGCAGCTGGCAGCCGGCAAGGACGTGCTGCTGGAGATCGACTGGCAGGGTGCGCGCCAGGTCCGCTCCAAGGTGCCCGATGCGGTCAGCGTGTTCATCCTGCCGCCGTCGCGCAAGGCGCTGGACGAGCGCATGCGCAGCCGCGGCCAGGACAGCGAGGAAGTGATCGCGCAGCGCCTGGCGGCGGCGCGCGAAGAGATGTCGCACTACGGCGAGTTCGACTTCGTCATCGTCAACGAGCACTTCGACACCGCGGTCGACGAGATGTGCGCGATCTTCATCGCCAGCCGGGTCCGCCGCGACCAGCAGGTGGCGCGCCACTCGCGCCTGATCACGGCGCTGCTGGCGGACGAGTGA
- a CDS encoding YicC/YloC family endoribonuclease: MIRSMTAFASGERVTPWGTLGCELRSVNHRFLELGVRLPDELRALEPALRERVASRVARGKIDLALRLRTADGDGALQLNPGRLRELSELALDLEARFPRLQTDLTQLLQFPGVLQTQSADPAALQAQALELLEQVLDEFIRAREREGSKLSAVIIERVDGIAAIAAEVRTLMPIIRTGQRNKLEARMADLAQPLDSGRLEQELVMWLQKLDVDEELDRLDSHVSEARRVLKLKEAVGRRLDFLLQEFNREANTLGSKSVDARSSAAAVELKVLIDQVREQIQNIE; this comes from the coding sequence ATGATCCGCAGCATGACCGCCTTCGCCAGCGGCGAACGCGTCACCCCGTGGGGCACGCTCGGCTGCGAGCTGCGCTCGGTCAACCACCGCTTCCTCGAGCTGGGCGTGCGCCTGCCCGACGAACTGCGCGCGCTGGAGCCGGCGCTGCGCGAGCGCGTCGCTTCCCGCGTCGCCCGCGGCAAGATCGACCTGGCGCTGCGCCTGCGCACCGCCGATGGCGACGGCGCGTTGCAGCTCAATCCCGGCCGGCTGCGCGAACTGAGCGAGCTGGCGCTGGACCTGGAGGCTCGTTTCCCGCGCCTGCAGACCGATCTGACGCAGCTGCTGCAGTTCCCCGGCGTGCTGCAGACGCAGTCCGCCGACCCGGCGGCGCTGCAGGCGCAGGCGCTGGAACTGCTCGAGCAGGTGCTCGACGAGTTCATCCGTGCACGCGAGCGCGAGGGTTCCAAGCTCTCGGCAGTGATCATCGAACGCGTCGACGGCATCGCCGCGATCGCGGCGGAAGTGCGCACGCTGATGCCGATCATCCGCACCGGCCAGCGCAACAAGCTCGAAGCGCGCATGGCCGATCTTGCCCAGCCGCTCGACTCCGGCCGCCTCGAACAGGAGCTGGTGATGTGGCTGCAGAAGCTCGATGTCGATGAGGAGCTCGACCGGCTCGATTCGCATGTCAGCGAAGCGCGCCGCGTGCTCAAGCTCAAGGAAGCGGTCGGCCGGCGCCTGGATTTCCTGCTGCAGGAGTTCAATCGCGAGGCCAACACCCTGGGTTCCAAGTCGGTCGACGCGCGCAGTTCGGCCGCGGCCGTGGAGCTCAAGGTGCTGATCGACCAGGTCCGCGAGCAGATCCAGAACATCGAATGA